A DNA window from Thiothrix subterranea contains the following coding sequences:
- a CDS encoding DUF3530 family protein, whose translation MKVAAAVYTLASVVVLALMVMRPAVNINSPAQETAPPPAPEAATSTTMPAAPPAPVPAPSEQTLPEEKKNDVTPPAANKPAPDANAVPDYAREQRLANEIRDTIMDGEVVSLNDGAQNFMGILTAAEQPRGAVIILHGRGYHPDWEDVAHPLRVGLVAKGWTTLSLQMPVLEKEAKYYDYVPLFANSDKRINAGIAFLKQQGITKIVLAAHSCGAHMAMNWVDTTGGSDLAAYVGLGMGATDYQQDLLHPFPLDKLSTPVLDVYGEKDFPQVLSLAPERQALMQKAGNTHSKQMVLPDADHYYKEKGDALTAVVANWLNSLP comes from the coding sequence ATGAAAGTTGCCGCAGCCGTTTATACGCTTGCCTCCGTTGTGGTATTGGCCTTAATGGTCATGCGCCCTGCCGTGAATATTAACAGCCCTGCTCAAGAGACAGCCCCTCCCCCTGCGCCTGAAGCGGCTACGAGCACGACTATGCCTGCTGCACCACCAGCCCCCGTTCCCGCACCTTCCGAGCAAACTCTCCCGGAAGAAAAAAAAAATGATGTAACCCCACCTGCTGCAAACAAACCCGCACCGGATGCTAACGCCGTTCCTGATTACGCTCGCGAGCAGCGCCTTGCGAACGAAATCCGCGATACGATTATGGATGGTGAGGTAGTTAGCCTGAATGATGGCGCTCAAAATTTCATGGGCATCCTGACCGCAGCAGAACAGCCGCGTGGGGCAGTTATTATTTTGCACGGTCGCGGCTATCACCCTGACTGGGAAGATGTTGCGCACCCCTTACGGGTAGGCTTGGTGGCAAAAGGCTGGACAACCCTATCCTTGCAAATGCCCGTCTTAGAAAAAGAAGCCAAGTATTACGATTACGTGCCGCTGTTTGCCAATTCAGACAAACGCATTAACGCAGGGATAGCTTTTCTGAAACAACAAGGTATCACCAAAATCGTGCTAGCTGCTCACAGTTGCGGGGCACACATGGCGATGAATTGGGTAGACACAACGGGAGGAAGTGACCTTGCCGCTTACGTGGGGTTAGGCATGGGGGCAACCGATTATCAACAGGATTTACTGCACCCCTTCCCGCTGGATAAATTATCAACACCGGTGTTGGATGTGTATGGTGAGAAAGACTTTCCGCAAGTACTCAGCCTTGCCCCGGAACGTCAGGCGCTCATGCAGAAAGCAGGCAATACGCATTCCAAACAAATGGTGTTACCCGATGCTGATCATTATTACAAAGAAAAGGGCGATGCGCTCACGGCTGTGGTCGCTAATTGGCTAAACAGCTTGCCGTAA
- a CDS encoding C40 family peptidase, whose product MKSLTLLSAGLVALLLAGCNSETVKTAEAEQAKVYTAQFAHSKNTSNSSAIVTKIPVQSSRDTTLLDRVVWNAEKQKGKMYRYGGESPKTGFDCSGLTQFAFEQGAGVSLPRTAADQYAASVKIPKHEASKGDLVFFKTSGKRISHVGIYLGDEKFVHAPRTGKAITTDKLQGYWANKLVGFGRVPGACKPAYS is encoded by the coding sequence GTGAAGTCGTTAACTCTGTTAAGTGCGGGGTTAGTGGCATTGTTACTGGCTGGCTGTAATTCTGAAACTGTTAAAACTGCGGAAGCAGAACAAGCCAAGGTATATACCGCGCAATTTGCCCATTCTAAAAATACCTCAAATAGTTCGGCAATTGTGACGAAGATACCCGTTCAATCCTCACGTGATACCACCCTGTTGGATCGTGTGGTGTGGAACGCTGAAAAGCAAAAAGGGAAGATGTATCGCTATGGTGGTGAAAGCCCTAAAACGGGTTTTGATTGCAGTGGTTTGACACAGTTTGCTTTTGAACAAGGTGCGGGGGTTTCTCTACCGCGCACGGCTGCTGATCAATACGCAGCATCGGTCAAAATTCCTAAGCATGAAGCCAGCAAAGGCGACTTGGTTTTCTTCAAAACCAGTGGCAAGCGCATTAGTCACGTTGGCATTTACTTGGGGGATGAGAAATTTGTTCATGCCCCACGTACTGGCAAGGCGATTACAACGGATAAACTGCAAGGCTACTGGGCTAATAAGCTCGTGGGTTTTGGGCGTGTTCCGGGTGCTTGTAAGCCTGCTTATTCCTAA
- the speD gene encoding adenosylmethionine decarboxylase yields the protein MVERHQKQIRLHGFNNLTKTLSFNIYDICYARSPAHREEYLAYIDEEYNADRLTKILTDVAEIIGANILNVARQDYDPQGASVTILVSEEPILSEEKINASASARPGPYPEDVVAHLDKSHLTVHTYPESHPDNGISTFRADIDVSTCGRISPLKALNYLIHSLESDIVIMDYRVRGFTRDVKGKKHFIDHKINSIQNFLSPETKRNYSMLDVNVYQENIFHTKMMLKEFELDNYLFGLGKNDYFEKDIKQIETQLRKEMKEIFYGRNTGSL from the coding sequence TTGGTTGAGCGTCATCAAAAGCAGATTCGCCTGCATGGGTTTAATAACCTAACAAAGACCCTGAGTTTTAACATTTACGACATCTGCTACGCAAGGAGTCCGGCTCACCGTGAAGAATACCTCGCGTACATTGATGAAGAATACAATGCCGACCGTTTGACCAAAATCCTCACGGATGTGGCAGAAATTATTGGTGCTAATATTTTAAACGTAGCACGTCAGGATTACGATCCCCAAGGGGCAAGCGTCACAATTCTGGTATCGGAAGAGCCTATCCTGTCAGAAGAAAAAATCAATGCATCAGCGTCAGCACGTCCCGGTCCTTACCCGGAAGATGTGGTGGCACATCTGGATAAAAGCCATCTGACGGTACATACCTACCCGGAAAGCCACCCGGATAACGGCATCAGTACGTTCCGTGCCGATATTGATGTTTCCACGTGTGGGCGTATCTCGCCATTGAAAGCATTGAATTACTTAATACATAGTTTGGAGTCCGATATTGTCATTATGGACTATCGGGTGCGTGGTTTTACCCGTGATGTGAAAGGCAAAAAGCACTTCATCGACCATAAGATCAATTCCATCCAAAATTTCTTGTCACCCGAAACTAAACGTAATTACTCCATGTTGGATGTTAACGTCTATCAGGAAAATATCTTTCATACCAAAATGATGCTGAAAGAGTTTGAGCTGGATAACTACTTGTTTGGTTTGGGTAAAAACGATTATTTTGAAAAAGACATCAAGCAGATTGAAACGCAATTACGCAAAGAAATGAAAGAGATTTTCTACGGCAGAAACACCGGCAGTTTGTGA
- a CDS encoding OsmC family protein codes for MKARVKWLDNMSFVGESGSGHSVVMDGAPEFGGRNLGMRPMEMLLLGLGGCSSFDVVLILQKSKQQVLDCEVQVEAERADKDPKVFTRIHLHFVVSGRNLAADKVERAVKLSAEKYCSASIMLGKTAEITHDFELHEAP; via the coding sequence GTGAAAGCCAGAGTCAAATGGTTGGATAATATGAGTTTTGTCGGTGAATCCGGCAGCGGGCATTCCGTGGTGATGGATGGTGCGCCCGAATTCGGTGGGCGTAATCTTGGGATGCGTCCGATGGAAATGTTGTTGCTGGGCTTGGGCGGCTGTTCATCTTTCGATGTGGTACTGATCCTGCAAAAATCCAAACAGCAAGTGCTGGATTGTGAAGTGCAGGTCGAAGCCGAACGGGCAGACAAAGACCCCAAAGTGTTCACACGCATCCACCTGCATTTTGTGGTCAGCGGACGCAATCTTGCTGCCGACAAAGTAGAGCGAGCGGTTAAATTATCTGCTGAAAAATATTGTTCCGCTTCGATTATGTTGGGCAAAACCGCTGAGATTACCCACGATTTTGAGTTGCACGAAGCGCCGTGA
- a CDS encoding YdcH family protein, which produces MFGESHNLATEFPEYKEQIHHLKMNDRHFARLFDDYHELDGQLHRIEQEIEVHADEFVEGLKLRRLHLKDELYGILQQNT; this is translated from the coding sequence ATGTTTGGAGAATCTCACAATCTCGCCACCGAATTTCCCGAATACAAAGAGCAGATTCATCACCTAAAAATGAATGATCGGCACTTTGCTCGCCTGTTTGACGACTACCATGAGCTTGACGGGCAACTGCACCGGATTGAACAAGAAATCGAAGTTCACGCCGACGAGTTTGTCGAAGGTCTGAAGTTACGGCGTCTGCACCTCAAAGATGAGCTGTACGGTATCTTGCAACAAAATACCTAA
- the gshB gene encoding glutathione synthase: MSTVPAYAIGIVMDPISSINIKKDSTFAMMLEAQRRGCPLFHILQGDLFMDDGVVFAKMNPVTVKDDPNAWFVLGEALVKPLHELPVVLMRKDPPFDMEYIYSTYLLELVQKRGTLVVNRPESIRSANEKLFAAWFPEYCPPTRVTRDMARIREFLVQQQHIVVKPLDGMGGSMIFQIKQGDPNRNVILEAITAHGTRTVMAQRFLPEYKQGDKRILLIDGEPFPHALARIPAEGEGRANLAAGGTGVGVDLTEREFAICAGIAPVLREMGLLFVGLDVIGDYVTEINVTSPTCIRELDTIYGANIASLLWDAVERRLANGA; the protein is encoded by the coding sequence ATGAGCACCGTTCCTGCCTACGCTATCGGTATCGTTATGGATCCGATCAGCAGCATTAACATTAAAAAAGACAGTACCTTTGCCATGATGCTGGAAGCCCAGCGCCGTGGTTGCCCCTTATTCCATATTTTGCAAGGCGACTTGTTTATGGATGATGGTGTGGTGTTTGCCAAGATGAATCCGGTGACGGTTAAAGACGATCCCAACGCTTGGTTTGTGCTCGGTGAAGCGCTGGTTAAGCCGCTGCATGAATTGCCAGTGGTGTTGATGCGCAAAGACCCACCGTTTGATATGGAATACATTTACAGCACGTATTTGCTGGAATTGGTGCAAAAACGCGGCACGCTGGTAGTCAACCGTCCAGAAAGTATCCGCAGTGCCAATGAAAAATTATTTGCGGCGTGGTTTCCTGAGTATTGCCCGCCGACCCGTGTGACCCGTGATATGGCACGTATCCGCGAATTTCTGGTGCAACAGCAACACATTGTGGTGAAACCCTTGGATGGCATGGGCGGTTCAATGATTTTCCAGATTAAGCAGGGCGATCCGAACCGCAATGTGATTCTGGAGGCGATTACCGCGCACGGGACACGCACGGTGATGGCTCAGCGCTTTTTGCCGGAATACAAACAGGGCGATAAGCGCATTTTGCTGATCGACGGTGAGCCGTTCCCACATGCATTGGCGCGAATTCCGGCAGAGGGTGAGGGGCGTGCAAATTTGGCGGCAGGCGGCACGGGTGTCGGTGTGGATCTGACGGAGCGCGAATTCGCCATCTGTGCAGGCATTGCACCGGTATTGCGGGAGATGGGGTTGCTGTTCGTGGGGTTGGATGTGATTGGCGATTATGTGACCGAAATTAATGTCACTAGCCCGACTTGCATTCGTGAGTTGGATACGATTTATGGCGCTAACATTGCCAGCCTGCTCTGGGATGCGGTTGAGCGCAGGCTGGCAAACGGTGCTTAG
- a CDS encoding NAD(P)H-dependent glycerol-3-phosphate dehydrogenase, with protein MSERIQSIAVYGAGSWGTALALQLARNGLDVLLWDISPEHVENLNRQRENSHYLPGISFPDKLQCSHDLTAVAAFADYHLVVVPSHVFREMLQKLAPLLNADDAVLWATKGLELETGKLLHQVLEEELPQCHAYGVVSGPTFAAEVARGLPTAMTVAANQPVLAQAVATAFSAANYRAYISNDVLGVELGGAVKNVLAIAAGISDGLGFGANARVAIVTRGLAEIMRLGAKLGAQPETLMGLAGVGDLVLTCTDNQSRNRRLGLALGQGKSRDAAIAEIGQAVEGAKSALSIGKLAERAGVEMPICQQVYRILYEHLPPKQAVHELLSRDLKAEF; from the coding sequence ATGAGTGAGCGCATCCAGTCCATCGCGGTTTACGGCGCGGGTTCGTGGGGAACTGCGTTAGCGCTGCAATTGGCGCGTAATGGGCTGGATGTGTTGCTGTGGGATATTAGCCCTGAACACGTTGAGAATCTTAATCGACAACGTGAAAATTCACATTACCTGCCGGGTATTTCTTTTCCTGATAAGCTCCAATGCTCCCACGACCTGACAGCGGTGGCGGCGTTTGCGGATTACCACTTGGTGGTGGTGCCGAGTCATGTTTTCCGGGAAATGTTGCAAAAGCTTGCCCCCTTATTGAACGCTGATGATGCAGTTCTGTGGGCGACTAAAGGTTTGGAGCTGGAAACCGGCAAGTTGTTGCATCAAGTGTTGGAAGAGGAATTACCGCAATGCCATGCTTATGGCGTGGTGTCTGGTCCTACCTTTGCGGCTGAAGTGGCGCGTGGTCTGCCTACAGCGATGACCGTGGCAGCCAATCAGCCTGTCTTGGCACAAGCCGTTGCCACGGCGTTTAGTGCGGCGAATTACCGCGCTTACATCAGTAACGATGTATTGGGCGTGGAATTGGGCGGGGCGGTGAAAAACGTTTTGGCGATTGCGGCGGGCATTTCCGACGGTTTGGGTTTCGGGGCGAATGCGCGGGTGGCGATCGTAACCCGTGGCTTGGCGGAAATCATGCGTTTGGGCGCAAAGCTTGGTGCACAACCCGAAACCTTGATGGGTTTAGCCGGTGTCGGCGATTTGGTGCTGACTTGCACCGATAACCAATCGCGTAACCGGCGTTTGGGCTTGGCGCTTGGTCAAGGCAAAAGCCGGGATGCGGCTATCGCTGAAATCGGTCAGGCGGTCGAAGGCGCAAAGTCGGCACTTTCCATTGGTAAGTTAGCCGAACGTGCTGGGGTGGAGATGCCCATTTGCCAACAAGTTTACCGTATCCTTTACGAGCACTTGCCGCCGAAACAGGCGGTACACGAGCTGCTTTCCCGTGATCTGAAAGCGGAATTCTGA
- the secB gene encoding protein-export chaperone SecB: protein MSDAQPQEQQFIIQRIYIKDVSFEAPNSPAIFTQEWNPNTNLDLNTKVNTLANDNYEVELFITITVKSDDKTAFLVEVKQAGVFFIQGYAQEQLNHLLAAYCPNILFPYAREVIAGMVSKGSFPELHLSPINFDALYARRLQEEQAKAGAA, encoded by the coding sequence ATGAGCGACGCTCAGCCACAAGAACAACAATTTATTATTCAGCGTATTTATATCAAGGATGTTTCGTTTGAAGCACCCAACTCACCGGCTATTTTCACCCAAGAGTGGAACCCTAATACCAATCTGGATTTGAATACCAAGGTCAATACCCTGGCTAATGACAACTACGAAGTGGAGTTGTTCATTACCATTACCGTCAAAAGCGATGACAAAACCGCATTTCTGGTGGAAGTCAAACAAGCTGGGGTGTTCTTCATCCAAGGTTACGCGCAAGAGCAACTCAACCATTTGCTGGCGGCGTATTGCCCTAACATCCTGTTCCCGTATGCGCGTGAAGTGATTGCTGGCATGGTCTCGAAAGGCAGCTTCCCGGAATTGCACTTGTCACCAATCAACTTCGATGCCTTGTATGCTCGCCGTTTACAGGAAGAGCAAGCGAAAGCTGGCGCGGCATGA
- the grxC gene encoding glutaredoxin 3 encodes MNQRPVRMYATLFCPYCLRARMLLKRKGIQYEEISVGSDATLWAEMERLSQRDTVPQIFIGDLSIGGYDDMAALDRAGKLDALLFEP; translated from the coding sequence ATGAACCAACGCCCGGTACGCATGTACGCCACGCTATTTTGCCCCTATTGTTTACGCGCGCGGATGTTGCTCAAACGCAAGGGCATTCAGTACGAAGAAATCAGTGTCGGCAGCGATGCAACGCTGTGGGCAGAGATGGAACGTCTCAGTCAACGTGACACGGTGCCACAAATATTCATCGGTGATTTATCCATCGGTGGCTATGATGATATGGCGGCGTTAGACCGTGCTGGCAAGCTTGATGCCTTGCTGTTTGAACCTTAA
- a CDS encoding rhodanese-like domain-containing protein has translation MEEYIVFARNHPVLLMGLVAIIGMIVWTEFSRLTRKYKQVNTTQAVQILNQDGSVVIDVREDGEVNAGKIKGAKHIPLGQLKKRLVELEQAKNKPVLVYCRSGSRSAHACSVMTKEGFANVSNLAGGIMAWESANLPVTKR, from the coding sequence GTGGAAGAATATATTGTTTTCGCCCGTAATCACCCCGTATTGCTGATGGGATTGGTTGCTATCATTGGCATGATCGTCTGGACAGAGTTCAGTCGCCTCACTCGTAAATACAAACAAGTTAACACGACTCAGGCGGTGCAAATCCTGAATCAGGATGGTTCAGTGGTCATTGACGTCCGCGAAGATGGCGAAGTAAACGCCGGAAAAATCAAAGGTGCGAAACACATTCCACTGGGGCAATTGAAAAAACGCTTGGTTGAGCTGGAACAGGCTAAAAATAAACCTGTTTTGGTGTATTGCCGCAGCGGTAGCCGTTCTGCGCACGCTTGCAGTGTCATGACCAAAGAAGGTTTTGCGAACGTCAGTAATCTGGCGGGTGGCATCATGGCATGGGAGTCCGCCAATCTTCCGGTTACTAAACGATGA
- a CDS encoding ArsR/SmtB family transcription factor has product MGSIALGSKCDFTIEDMLVKEEDIDRASRSLKAISHPLRLKILCVLGDKEVSVQDIVDNVGTSQSNISQHLAILRDKGILASRKDANRVYYRVGDYRTLRLISMMQEVFCSAPH; this is encoded by the coding sequence ATGGGTAGCATTGCTCTCGGCAGTAAGTGTGACTTCACGATTGAAGATATGTTGGTCAAGGAAGAAGACATTGACCGTGCTTCCCGTTCATTAAAAGCGATTTCGCATCCCTTGCGTCTGAAAATTTTGTGCGTACTGGGGGATAAAGAAGTCAGCGTGCAAGATATTGTTGATAATGTCGGCACATCCCAAAGCAATATTTCCCAGCATCTCGCTATTTTGCGTGATAAGGGAATTCTTGCCTCACGCAAAGATGCTAATCGTGTTTATTATCGGGTGGGTGATTATCGCACACTGCGTTTGATCAGCATGATGCAGGAAGTTTTTTGCAGTGCCCCACACTGA
- a CDS encoding murein hydrolase activator EnvC family protein, producing MSIADTQKQQQLQRDIRQLSNSLQTQKGESRELQSEVTQLEKKLGDISDKYYQTEKKIEAALVKLEESVRKQQKLDAELAAQKNGLAQQLQALYTAGEQSHLRLLLRQDEPSDISRTIRYFEYLNDNRVARIQGIQKILKESDAVRTTIEKDNTELQQLNKTLLQQKVDIESTLKARSVALGTIKSDIRASEKKLGKLKTEEASLQSVVDRLAARKAEADQKAQETPSAKAEAPQEKTTTKKTTATNEKKAQPVNSAPTSSRSTSGKAFSSLRGQLPWPVNGRIIHSYGSARNEKQRWRGVVLAAPGGSKVKAIAKGRVAFSGWMDGYGHLIIIEHDNNYMSLYGYNRAVYKKEGATVNANETIAAVGNSSGQSQDALYFEIRSGTTPQNPARWCR from the coding sequence ATGAGTATTGCTGACACCCAAAAACAGCAGCAGCTACAACGTGATATTCGCCAACTCTCCAATAGTCTGCAAACGCAGAAAGGCGAATCCCGCGAATTGCAGAGCGAAGTGACGCAGCTTGAAAAAAAACTGGGCGATATTTCCGACAAGTATTATCAAACTGAAAAAAAGATCGAAGCCGCCCTCGTCAAATTAGAAGAATCTGTCCGCAAACAACAGAAATTGGATGCGGAGCTTGCCGCCCAGAAAAACGGGCTGGCTCAACAATTACAAGCCCTGTATACCGCTGGGGAACAATCGCATTTGCGCCTCCTGTTGCGTCAAGACGAGCCGTCTGACATCAGCCGCACCATCCGTTACTTTGAATACTTGAACGACAACCGGGTTGCACGGATTCAAGGCATCCAAAAAATCCTAAAAGAAAGTGATGCAGTACGTACCACGATTGAGAAAGACAACACCGAGCTTCAGCAACTCAACAAAACCCTGCTGCAACAAAAAGTGGATATTGAAAGCACGCTAAAAGCGCGTTCAGTCGCACTGGGTACGATCAAAAGCGATATTCGCGCCTCTGAAAAAAAGCTGGGCAAACTCAAAACCGAAGAAGCCAGTCTACAAAGCGTCGTTGACCGTTTAGCTGCACGCAAAGCCGAAGCCGACCAAAAGGCACAGGAAACCCCGTCCGCCAAAGCCGAAGCGCCTCAAGAAAAAACCACTACCAAAAAAACGACCGCCACCAATGAGAAAAAAGCACAGCCAGTAAACAGTGCGCCAACCAGCAGCCGCAGTACTTCCGGCAAAGCATTCTCCAGTTTGCGGGGGCAATTGCCATGGCCGGTTAATGGGCGCATCATCCACAGCTACGGTTCGGCACGTAATGAGAAACAACGCTGGCGTGGTGTAGTACTAGCCGCTCCCGGTGGCAGCAAAGTTAAAGCGATTGCCAAAGGTCGGGTGGCTTTTTCCGGCTGGATGGATGGTTACGGACACTTAATTATCATCGAACACGACAATAATTACATGAGCCTTTACGGGTACAACCGAGCAGTATACAAAAAGGAAGGGGCGACGGTTAACGCCAATGAAACCATTGCTGCCGTCGGCAATTCCAGTGGACAAAGCCAAGATGCCCTGTATTTTGAAATCAGGA